A genomic segment from Fusarium keratoplasticum isolate Fu6.1 chromosome 10, whole genome shotgun sequence encodes:
- a CDS encoding Chalcone-isomerase domain-containing protein: MLRPSTLRPVLRAQARTQCAIARASRRTMFSQRQSNRLVDDLDVNHLNAKRRDYEQNRTAFLAAGAIAGIVSFIYTAWKLKQAIDVQSEKEKRAVKCDAPIPTETFKTEAGEKRKVVLHDEDGQEVVPTGNTTIKLYPRTIDIEEVAPPQSAPGPIAAAVTDKKGTEFTLVGLGTRTVTFIGIEVYVVGFYVATQDIEKLQHYLVKKINPLATTLIPSEKEALRKALEDATEGEETWNAILKDAGCRTAFRITPVRDTDFPHMRDGLVRAIQARTGRDSEYNDEAFGTAMKTFKQMFQRGLVLKKKELLLVRDASGTLTLTYNSGDFKAPKKSVMGSLSDERLSRLLWLNYLAGKKVASEEARRNIINGVMEFVERPVGTVATQVL; the protein is encoded by the coding sequence ATGCTTCGTCCTTCGACTCTTCGTCCCGTGCTTCGCGCGCAAGCTCGGACGCAATGCGCCATCGCCCGGGCATCCCGTCGTACCATGTTCTCTCAGCGTCAATCCAACCGTCTGGTCGATGATCTGGACGTGAATCACCTCAATGCGAAGCGAAGAGACTACGAGCAGAACCGCACTGCTTTCCTGGCCGCCGGTGCCATCGCTGGCATTGTTTCCTTCATTTACACAGCTTGGAAGCTCAAGCAAGCCATCGATGTCCagagcgagaaggagaagcggGCTGTCAAGTGTGATGCGCCGATACCGACAGAAACCTTCAAGACTGAAGCGGGCGAGAAGCGCAAGGTTGTCCTCCACGACGAGGATGGTCAAGAGGTTGTTCCCACcggcaacaccaccatcaagtTGTATCCTCGGACGATAGACATCGAAGAGGTTGCCCCGCCTCAGAGCGCCCCCGGCCCAATTGCGGCTGCTGTTACCGACAAGAAGGGCACCGAGTTCACACTGGTTGGTCTGGGAACGAGGACGGTAACCTTCATTGGCATTGAGGTGTATGTGGTTGGCTTCTACGTCGCTACTCAAGAcattgagaagctgcagcactacctcgtcaagaagatcaaccCTCTAGCCACAACTCTGATTCCATCGGAGAAGGAGGCCCTGCGCAAGGCGCTGGAGGATGCgaccgagggcgaggagacATGGAATGCGATTCTGAAGGATGCCGGATGCCGCACGGCGTTCCGCATTACCCCCGTTCGGGACACAGACTTTCCTCATATGCGCGATGGGCTTGTGAGGGCAATTCAAGCTCGTACGGGTCGAGACTCGGAGTACAATGATGAGGCTTTTGGAACCGCTATGAAGACGTTCAAGCAAATGTTCCAGAGAGGTCtcgtcctcaagaagaaggaactcctcctcgtccgggACGCCTCAGGGACATTGACGCTCACTTACAACAGCGGCGACTTCAAGGCGCCAAAGAAGAGCGTCATGGGAAGCCTGAGTGATGAGCGGCTGTCCAGGCTGCTCTGGCTCAACTACCTCGCTGGCAAGAAGGTTGCGTCAGAGGAGGCTAGGCGGAACATTATCAATGGCGTCATGGAGTTTGTTGAGAGACCCGTCGGCACTGTCGCCACGCAAGTTCTGTAG
- a CDS encoding Ammonium transporter — MSSLPYNGTEGKADDGYSSGIHDLNVFYDTGHLTFIVISAVLVLLMIPGVGFFYSGLARRKSALTLILLSMASVAVISFQWFFWGYSLTFSRTGNAFLGDLTQFGLMKTLAQPNGSSFLPDILLCLYQGMFACITPALAIGAVADRGRVLPAMVFMLLWSTIVYDPIAYWTWNGNGWLFNLPSYDFAGGGPVHVASGTCALAYSLMLGKRTGYSRNNGLPYRPHNVTHVVLGTVFLWVGWFGFNGGSALGMNIRAVMACYVTNLAASCGAIAWTLLDYRLEKKWSTIGFCSGAISGLVAITPAAGFVKPWAAVIIGVCGGIFCNFATKLKFVLNIDDGLDIFAVHGIGGMVGNILTGIFGTKSIANLDGGEYDPIGWVDGHWVQLGYQIAGTCAAFGWSFVLSCILLFLMNLIPGLSLRVSAEEEELGLDDGQLGEFAYDYVELTRHMADSTHPHSVASAQTSQEKIQGNA, encoded by the exons atgtcgtcgCTCCCCTACAATGGAACAGAGGGCAAGGCCGACGATGGCTATTCTTCTGGCATCCATGACCTGAATGTCTTCTACGAC ACCGGGCACCTGaccttcatcgtcatctccgCTGTCCTGGTTCTTCTCATGATTCCCGGCGTCGGCTTCTTCTACAGCGGCCTCGCCCGTCGCAAGTCTGCCCTGACGCTGATTCTGCTGTCCATGGCCTCGGTCGCCGTCATCAGCTTCCAGTGGTTCTTCTGGGGCTACTCCCTGACCTTTTCTCGAACTGGAAACGCCTTCCTGGGCGACCTCACCCAGTTCGGTCTCATGAAGACTCTGGCTCAGCCCAATGGATCTTCTTTCCTTCCTGATATCCTGCTGTGCCTTTACCAGGGCATGTTTGCCTGCATTAC TCCTGCCCTCGCTATTGGTGCCGTTGCTGATCGTGGCCGTGTCCTCCCTGCCATGGTCTTCATGCTCCTCTGGTCTACCATTGTCTACGACCCCATTGCCTACTGGACCTGGAACGGTAACGGTTGGCTGTTCAACCTCCCCAGCTACGACTTTGCTGGTGGCGGTCCCGTTCACGTTGCTTCGGGAACTTGCGCCCTCGCCTACTCCCTGATGCTCGGCAAGCGTACTGGTTACTCTCGCAACAACGGTCTCCCCTACCGTCCTCACAACGTCACCCACGTCGTGCTCGGCACCGTCTTCCTCTGGGTCGGTTGGTTCGGCTTCAACGGTGGTTCTGCTCTCGGCATGAACATTCGCGCCGTCATGGCCTGCTACGTGACCAACCTTGCCGCCTCTTGCGGTGCCATTGCCTGGACTCTTCTCGATTACCGTctcgagaagaagtggaGCACTATCGGTTTCTGCTCTGGTGCCATCTCTGGTCTCGTTGCCATCAcccctgctgctggcttCGTCAAGCCCTGGGCTGCTGTCATCATCGGTGTCTGCGGTGGTATCTTTTGCAACTTTGccaccaagctcaagttcGTCCTCAACATCGATGACGGTCTTGATATCTTTGCCGTCCACGGTATCGGTGGCATGGTTGGCAACATCCTCACTGGTATCTTTGGAAC CAAATCCATCGCTAacctcgacggcggcgagtACGACCCCATCGGTTGGGTTGATGGCCACTGGGTCCAGCTCGGCTACCAGATCGCCGGCACCTGCGCCGCCTTTGGCTGGTCCTTTGTCCTCTCGTGCATCCTCCTGTTCCTCATGAACCTCATCCCCGGCCTCTCGCTGCGCGTctctgccgaggaggaggagctcggtCTCGATGACGGTCAGCTCGGCGAGTTTGCCTACGACTATGTCGAGCTGACCCGACACATGGCTGATAGCACGCACCCTCACTCAGTTGCCAGTGCTCAGACTAGCCAGGAGAAGATTCAGGGGAATGCTTAG
- a CDS encoding F-box domain-containing protein codes for MRSAALPANMAASAAARPSPTPADDQDDSRSSSSSTSPAPADNEESDFFLGANDSQSSIGVPNFQDMQVEDDCQPPVNRLPNEILISIFAKLSATSDLYHSMLVCKRWARNTVDLLWHRPACTNWRNHSSICQTLQLEHPFFSYRDFIKRLNLAALADKVNDGSVLPLSVCTRVERLTLTNCRGLTDSGLIALVENSNSLLALDISNDKNITEQSITAIAEHCKRLQGLNISGCENISNESMIALANNCRYIKRLKLNECAQLQDDAIHAFANNCPNILEIDLHQCSRIGNGPVTSLMVKGNCLRELRLANCDLIDDDAFLSLPAGRHFEHLRILDLTSCMRLTDAAVQKIIDVAPRLRNLVLAKCRNITDAAVHAISKLGKNLHYVHLGHCGNITDEGVKKLVQNCNRIRYIDLGCCVNLTDESVKRLALLPKLKRIGLVKCSSITDESVLALAEAAYRPRVRRDASGVLVGGEYYASSLERVHLSYCINLSLKSIMKLLNSCPRLTHLSLTGVAAFQRDDFQPYCRQAPPEFTQHQRDVFCVFSGTMVSKFRDFLNTSPQFEEYWETNSWPRSARWDAIRAPRNSVATQQSAAVGEGADDEMADDDNDFEGMDGSEMAVDAQVPIPVNENVANGTVNPNQLMNNTFTQAIPVPPPPPGLLLGQLPTLFAPLARLLPSPRLARTAPGLLGSVAYRNTINNLTAGGVQQQRLPQVTSHASAATLGHGGPTNGEPSTGASTATIHRPQENGEQQQQQPDVMN; via the exons ATGCGGTCCGCTGCCCTGCCCGCCAACATGGCTGCTTCCGCCGCTGCTCGACCGAGCCCTACGCCCGCCGACGACCAAGATGACTCCcgatcgtcgtcgtcgtcgacttcCCCCGCGCCCGCCGACAACGAAGAGTccgacttcttcctcggtgcAAACGATTCACAGTCGAGCATCGGAGTACCAAACTTTCAAGATATGCAGGTCGAAGATGATTGCCAACCGCCCGTTAACCGGCTGCCAAACGAGATCCTCATTAGCATCTTTGCCAAGTTGAGCGCCACCTCAGACCTCTACCACAGCATGCTTGTCTGCAAGCGTTGGGCCAGGAACACAGTCGACCTTCTTTGGCACCGCCCTGCTTGTACGAATTGGAGGAACCACAGCAGCATTTGCCAGACCCTGCAGCTCGAGCACCCTTTTTTCAGCTATCGTGACTTCATCAAGCGGCTTAACCTCGCTGCCCTCGCCGATAAGGTCAACGATGGTAGCGTGTTGCCTCTCTCAGTGTGCACCCGCGTCGAGCGACTGACCCTCACCAACTGCCGCGGGCTCACCGACTCTGGTTTGatcgccctcgtcgagaaCAGCAACTCGCTCTTGGCTCTCGATATTTCCAATGACAAGAACATTACGGAACAGTCGATCACTGCCATCGCCGAGCACTGCAAGCGCCTGCAAGGACTCAACATTTCCGGCTGCGAGAACATCTCGAACGAGAGCATGATTGCACTAGCAAACAACTGCCGGTATATCAAAAGA TTGAAACTCAACGAGTGTGCCCAGCTTCAGGATGATGCTATCCACGCTTTCGCCAATAACTGTCCCAACATCCTCGAGATCGATCTTCATCAGTGCAGTCGCATCGGCAACGGCCCAGTCACGTCTCTGATGGTCAAGGGCAACTGTCTGCGCGAGCTTCGATTGGCGAATTGCGATTTgatcgacgacgatgccttCCTATCGCTTCCTGCTGGACGACACTTTGAGCACCTCCGCATTCTCGACCTGACTTCTTGCATGCGCTTGACGGACGCTGCGGTCCAAAAGATTATCGATGTGGCACCGCGTCTACGTAATCTCGTGCTCGCCAAGTGCCGGAACATCACTGATGCTGCTGTGCATGCCATTTCTAAGCTCGGCAAGAACCTGCACTATGTGCATCTTGGTCACTGTGGAAACATCACCGACGAGGGAGTCAAGAAGCTTGTTCAGAACTGCAACCGCATCCGATACATCGATCTCGGCTGCTGCGTCAACTTGACGGATGAGTCAGTTAAGCGACTTGCTCTTCTCCCCAAGCTGAAGCGTATCGGTCTGGTCAAGTGCAGTTCCATCACAGATGAGTCTGTCTTGGCGCTTGCTGAAGCCGCATACCGACCCAGAGTGCGACGAGATGCCAGCGGTGTTCTGGTTGGCGGCGAATACTACGCTTCAAGTCTCGAGCGTGTCCATCTCAGCTACTGTATCAACCTCTCTCTCAAG AGCATTATGAAGCTGCTCAACTCATGTCCGAGACTCACTCACCTCAGTTTGACGGGAGTAGCTGCCTTCCAGCGCGACGATTTCCAGCCCTACTGTCGACAAGCGCCTCCAG AGTTTACTCAGCACCAACGAGATGTGTTTTGTGTCTTTTCAGGCACCATGGTGTCCAAGTTCCGAGACTTCCTAAATACCTCACCACAGTTCGAGGAATACTGGGAGACTAACAGCTGGCCGCGCTCAGCTCGCTGGGACGCTATCCGGGCACCCCGTAACTCTGTGGCTACTCAACAGTCAGCTGCCGTGGGTGAGGGAGCCGATGATGAAATGGCCGACGATGACAACGACTTTGAAGGAATGGACGGTAGCGAGATGGCAGTGGATGCCCAGGTCCCTATCCCCGTCAACGAAAACGTCGCCAACGGAACTGTGAATCCTAACCAGCTCATGAACAACACATTCACACAAGCCATCCCTGTGCCCCCTCCGCCACCCGGCTTATTACTAGGTCAGCTCCCTACACTCTTTGCGCCACTGGCCCGCCTCTTGCCCTCGCCGCGTCTAGCGCGAACGGCTCCAGGATTGCTTGGGTCTGTGGCATATCGGAACACCATTAACAACCTGACAGCAGGCGGAGTACAACAGCAGCGGCTCCCTCAGGTCACCAGCCATGCCAGCGCGGCAACCCTGGGCCACGGAGGTCCTACCAACGGAGAGCCTTCAACAGGCGCGAGCACGGCGACTATCCACCGACCACAGGAGAAtggcgagcagcagcagcagcaacccGACGTGATGAACTGA